In Candidatus Methylacidithermus pantelleriae, the genomic window TATCCCCTCCAAGCTCACATGAACCCCCACAATAAGAGATCCTCTCCCGAAGAACCTCACTCTCCCCTCTCAATGGACAAAAGCTCCCATGTTGAGCCCCCTCCCCCAGTAGGCACGTTGTTTCTTTTGGGTCTTTATTTAGCCGCGCTTGCCGGCATGTGGCTCTACATGCTGTTTGAGCTTATCCGTTAATGAAACCACAAGCTTGTCAATATCCTTTTGGACAGGAAGTTTTTTATGGTTGAGAAGATTGAACGAGTATATGTGTGGGCATGTATTGTGCTTCTCATTAGCCTTTTTGGTCTCATTATTCTTGCTAGCGCACTCTTTCATCGCTCGCTTCCTTACTCTTCTCAACCGATTCTTCCCCGCCCCAATGAACCCCTCATCCTGAGGGTCTATCAAACTTCCCCGTTTCAGGCTCCAGGCGTCCATCAGGTTGGCCCCGGCATTGTCCAAGCCGCGATTGTGGCCCAAGCCTGGTCTTTCAATCCTCCGCGCCTAGAGATCCCTACAAAGACCCGGGTTCTTTTTATCGCAACCTCCGCCGACGTCACTCATGGGCTTATCATTCCGGGAACCCCGATTAATATGATGCTCATCCCAGGACACGTCACCCAGGAACTTTACCAGTTCGATCGACCTGGAATCTATCCAATGATTTGTCACGAATACTGTGGCCTTTTTCACCAAGACATGACAGGGGAAATCCTTGTACGATGACCACGGGAAGCCGTTACTCAGAAGCAGTCTTTGACCTATCCGAATCCCACAAACGGGTGTGCCAGTACACACTTGTTACAGGACTGATTGCACTTTCCCTTGGGATCGTCAACGGCTTGGCCCAGGCCATCAACTACGCAGGAATCGATCTATTTCAATATTTCCCGGGAATGCGAACCTACTATCAGGGCCTTACGGCGCACGGGATTTTTAATGCCTTTGTCTTAACCTTCGCCTTCTCAAACTGCTTTGTCTCGCTTGTGGTCGAAGCCGCCCTTGGGGTTGCCATCCCCCTCTCGCTTTTATGGAGCGCTTTTGGAGCCCTTTTCTTAGGGGCTACACTTGCGGCTTTTTCCATCTTCCAAGGAAGTTCCAACGTTCTGTATACCTTCTACCCTCCCTTTCAGGCTAGCCCCCTCTTTTACGCAGGACTCGCTCTTCTTGTGATAAGCACTTGGATTACGTCGATTGGACTCTTTGTGACCCTAGCCACGTGGAGGAAAAACAACCCCACACAGCGCATCCCCCTGCCTGCTTTTCTAGGAGTCGTCACGTATATCTTCTGGGACATCTCGTCTGCGGGCGTCGCCATTGAGGTCGTGGCTTTCCTTTTACCGTGGTCCCTTGGCCTCCTTCCCGGAATTGACCCAGGTCTTTCTCGCTCCCTTTTCTGGTACACAGGGCATCCCATCGTGTACTTCTGGCTCCTTCCGGTTTATCTATCCTGGTACACCATGGTGCCCAAGCTGGCCGGCGGCCAACTCTTAAGCGACCGCATGGCCCGAATCGCCTTTCTTTTCTTTCTTTTAACGATCCCTGTAGGATTCCATCACCAATATGTCGATCCCCATGTTCCGGTAGAGCTCAAACTTGTTACGACCTTTCTCACATTTGCAGTTATGATACCCAGTTTCATGACCGCCTTTTCCGTCCTGTATGCACTCGAGATTGCTGGGCGGGCTCGGGGTGGAAAAGGTCTTCTCGGTTGGTTCTTCAAACTCCCTTGGGATGAGCCAGCGTTGGTCCCGCAGCTTCTCGGAATGATCGCCTTTTTAGGAGGTGGGATTACGGGACTCATGAACGCAAGTTATACAATGAACTTAAAGATTCATAACACGACTTTTGTTCCTGGCCACTTTCACTTAACCCTCGGTACAGCGGTCGCCCTTTCCTATGGCGGAATTGGGTGCTGGTTGGTCCCCTATCTTTGCAGGAGAACTTTGATTAACCGGCAACTCCCTCTGGTGGGCGCATGGATCTATTTTATAGGGGTTTTACTTTTCGCGCGTGGGGAAATTTCGGGAGGACTTGCCGGGATGCCACGCCGGACAGCCTTATCCATTGCCCACTACCCGCCCCTGCCCGGCTGGAAACTCGCAGGCACGCTAACCGCCCTCGGGGGTTCCCTCATGTTTATCGGAATGGCGCTTATTTTAGCAACCCTGCTTCTTACATTCTTTCTGGGGAAAGCGCAAAAGCAAGAAGAGCGAAGAATCCCGTTTTGCAGTGTGCTTCTGGGACCCTCCTCTACAGGGTGGGAGATTTGGTTAGATCGGTTATGGTTCTGGACACTGGCAGCATTGGTCCTTACGGGAATCGTCTACGGAGATTACTTTCTTTTCCACGCTTGGCCACCTCACCTAGAGATTGGGCCCTTTAAATCCTTTTAACGGTTAGGCTTGGCCTGTTTTATCGGATTGATGTAGCACGCGCGTTAGAATCTCCTGACATTGAGAAGCATTGCGTACGCCGTAGTCTCGGTAACAGTTATTGAAAATGACATGGGTTTCGGTCACCTGGTGGCTCAAACGTAGGATGGGATCGATCAATGCCCCTAGCTCCTCCTCCGTATAGAGGTACTTAAACCGTTCTGCTGCCGTCGAAAGACCCTTTTTCACCCAGGTCTCGCGGTTCCTCCCGTGGAGTCGCACCATCGCAAAATGGTGGGAAGTCGCCTCCCAAACCGCCGGAACGCTGCTGGGAAATCCCTGGGGCTCATCCACCACTACGTTAACTACCCCCAGCTCTCGTTCCCAGCGTAGCGTTTCGCGCCCACGGACCCCTTCCCACCAACTTTTGTGACGAAATTCAATGGCCAAAGAAAATCCTTGTAACCGATCCACACAACGCTCGACCCAGGTCCGATGGATGGAGCGGCAAACAAACCAAGGGGGAAACTGAAAAAGGAGCACGCCTAATTTTGCCCCTGCCCGCAGGGGCTCCAACGCTGTGACGAACCGCCTCCACAGTTCCTCTTGTACGTCCGATCCTAGCTCTTCCAAGTACCAGCCCGTTTCCCTCGGGGGAGATCCTACTTCCGACCGCAAATCTCTGGGAAGACTTTCCGGCGGAATCCAGTGCTGGGTGAATGCCCGAAAGGCCTTGACATCGAAACGAAAACCTGCCGGGGTTCGATTCACCCATGCCTGCACATTGCGAAGCGAAGGCAAGGCATAAAAGGTGGCATCCACCTCGACCAGGGAGAAACTTCTTGCGTAGTACCGAAGGCGTTCTTCGGCAGTAGAAACTTCTGGAGGGTACCAGCCCGATTCCAAAAGGGTTGGGTCTGTCCAAGACGCCGTGCCAATAAAGATTTTTGACACCCTCGTCGGTCTTTTTTTGACAAAGTTTTAACGCATGGGGAGAAGCTTCTTCCCCGACGTCTGGCTAGCTTCCAAGTGGGCTCTAAAAGCGGATCTTAAAATCCTAGGACCGATCCCGGAAGTCTCATGGTAGTTTCCCCCAAAAACGGTAATCCATAGGATCGACTTTTTTTCTCTAGAGAAATCCAAAGAAAAAAGCTTTGTTCCAAACCGTGGGACATCCCGACCGCTTCCCTGTCGAACTTTGAGTAAAAACGTTTACCTGCCGTTGGTTGCCACCGCAAGGAGGCTTTTGGTTTCGCAAGATATACCTAGCTCCCTTGTTGTCAAAAGCGCTTCAATGGCGTTGCGGCAACCCCCGCACCCGGTACCTGCCCGAGTCTCTTTGGCAACCTCTTTCCAGCTACGGGCCCCGCGAAGAACACATTCCATGACCCTGGCCCGCGTAACACCGTTGCACTGGCAAAGGAGGCTCTCCTTAGAAAGGGACCCAAGAGACAGATCGTCCCCCCCGCTGGCCCAATCAAAAAGAAGCGCTGTGGGATCCTGAGGAACCGGCAATCCCCGCTCGAAATATTGGAAGATAATCCCGCAAGTCGGCGCCTCGCCAATGAGGATCGCTCCTGCTAGCCGGCCGTCCCGGACGAGTAGCTTCCGGTAAATCCCCCGGGCCGGTTCGGTATAGAGAATCACCTGGTCCTTCGGCTCCTCCGTGCTCCGGCCCACGGAAACCACCTCAAGTCCCGCAACTTTGAGTTTCGCCCCAACCACGGAGCCCCGGTAGAAAACATTCGAAGAGGGATCGATTACGTGCTCAGCCAAGACCCGCGCTTGTTCCCATGCCGGGGCGACAAGCCCGTAGCTCTTTCCTCGGTGTTCGATGCAATCGCCAATAGCATAGACCTTCTCATCTGTCACACTTCGCAGCTTGTCATCCACAACGATTCCGCGGTTTACTGCTAGGCCGCTACTGGCGGCCAAGCGGGTTTCGGGACGAACCCCGGTCGCAATCACCACCAAATCGGCAGGAAGAGTTTCCCCTCCCTCCATCGAGACACCCTGGAGCTGGTTCCCTTTCCACAACAAAGCCAAGGCTACTTTTCGAAGGTGAACGCAAATTCCCCGCGCTTCCAGATAGTGCGCAACAAGCTGTCCGGCTTGTGGATCGAGCTGTTGTTCCATGAGGTGCCCCTGGATATGAACGAGGTG contains:
- a CDS encoding FAD-dependent oxidoreductase, which translates into the protein MRTRRRRLLLVGNGMAGARFLEELLTRGGTESFEVEVFGEEPTGGYNRVLLSHILEGAMSPWQIITHPPRWYREHGMAFHCGVRVDAIARADQAVHGSDGRWYPYDVLVLATGSRPHVPPLKGLVDRSGKWRNGVFTFRTLGDCRRILRRADRCRRAVVVGGGLLGLEAAWGLACRGLEVHLVHIQGHLMEQQLDPQAGQLVAHYLEARGICVHLRKVALALLWKGNQLQGVSMEGGETLPADLVVIATGVRPETRLAASSGLAVNRGIVVDDKLRSVTDEKVYAIGDCIEHRGKSYGLVAPAWEQARVLAEHVIDPSSNVFYRGSVVGAKLKVAGLEVVSVGRSTEEPKDQVILYTEPARGIYRKLLVRDGRLAGAILIGEAPTCGIIFQYFERGLPVPQDPTALLFDWASGGDDLSLGSLSKESLLCQCNGVTRARVMECVLRGARSWKEVAKETRAGTGCGGCRNAIEALLTTRELGISCETKSLLAVATNGR
- a CDS encoding cbb3-type cytochrome c oxidase subunit I, coding for MTTGSRYSEAVFDLSESHKRVCQYTLVTGLIALSLGIVNGLAQAINYAGIDLFQYFPGMRTYYQGLTAHGIFNAFVLTFAFSNCFVSLVVEAALGVAIPLSLLWSAFGALFLGATLAAFSIFQGSSNVLYTFYPPFQASPLFYAGLALLVISTWITSIGLFVTLATWRKNNPTQRIPLPAFLGVVTYIFWDISSAGVAIEVVAFLLPWSLGLLPGIDPGLSRSLFWYTGHPIVYFWLLPVYLSWYTMVPKLAGGQLLSDRMARIAFLFFLLTIPVGFHHQYVDPHVPVELKLVTTFLTFAVMIPSFMTAFSVLYALEIAGRARGGKGLLGWFFKLPWDEPALVPQLLGMIAFLGGGITGLMNASYTMNLKIHNTTFVPGHFHLTLGTAVALSYGGIGCWLVPYLCRRTLINRQLPLVGAWIYFIGVLLFARGEISGGLAGMPRRTALSIAHYPPLPGWKLAGTLTALGGSLMFIGMALILATLLLTFFLGKAQKQEERRIPFCSVLLGPSSTGWEIWLDRLWFWTLAALVLTGIVYGDYFLFHAWPPHLEIGPFKSF
- a CDS encoding cupredoxin domain-containing protein produces the protein MVEKIERVYVWACIVLLISLFGLIILASALFHRSLPYSSQPILPRPNEPLILRVYQTSPFQAPGVHQVGPGIVQAAIVAQAWSFNPPRLEIPTKTRVLFIATSADVTHGLIIPGTPINMMLIPGHVTQELYQFDRPGIYPMICHEYCGLFHQDMTGEILVR
- a CDS encoding DUF72 domain-containing protein encodes the protein MSKIFIGTASWTDPTLLESGWYPPEVSTAEERLRYYARSFSLVEVDATFYALPSLRNVQAWVNRTPAGFRFDVKAFRAFTQHWIPPESLPRDLRSEVGSPPRETGWYLEELGSDVQEELWRRFVTALEPLRAGAKLGVLLFQFPPWFVCRSIHRTWVERCVDRLQGFSLAIEFRHKSWWEGVRGRETLRWERELGVVNVVVDEPQGFPSSVPAVWEATSHHFAMVRLHGRNRETWVKKGLSTAAERFKYLYTEEELGALIDPILRLSHQVTETHVIFNNCYRDYGVRNASQCQEILTRVLHQSDKTGQA